A genomic segment from Polyangium mundeleinium encodes:
- a CDS encoding serine/threonine-protein kinase, whose translation MPPPPGQDPSALSFLVLAEIAAGESAKVDLCRVTHGPAEGRLVAVKRLHPHLASDPAFVAQFRDEMWMTGALRHPNVVEVVGWGSDDQGLYLAVELVQGVSLARLMKTIFDTGEAFTERMVVFLARQICRGLGTAHALRAPSGEPLYLVHRDLTPGNVLCSFQGDVKITDFGLAKAKQRLTRTLTGMVKGQLEYISPEQATGNNIDARADIFSLGVMLFELFAARRPWVAPNDMELARMLMTAPPADLFKLRPRIDRELVSIVSKCLEKDPKARFQSVAEILARLDEWLSAHGYMEENEEALGRFVRRNAMRQMAWFERVIASQTPEVKKEKPRPPTFTGNSVVAPLPKDPPKRSDSPPPTERPGTKRAVEAKGPLITDANEITEDMTAEAKVTPRRIGTLRNAPRIASERGTGEGEVDWGEEVPTLVKGTPEQLALLRQQFKGGKPFDPKLVAPDVAAARPAPPPEASDEKRVPQPSFATVLEGKLPAGPGRRDDPADSEDLDDPTAPIGDMLRKVRAATAARAMPSTPPGQIVAPDPSVPLPPVTTRSAGSVPPPPPAFGDPSGEDRLRNEAERLSIEAMRFAEEAKAAYARAERKAALAKATSDAAAIAAEALRIGKAQSITDGLRRLEVALAMERSARATEGAAAQTVSAPPPGFGAMAPPRIPPPAPLPALAPKPSPSVPPIAAPSIPAPPPIPAAPPVPGRSVPPGATRLPERHALPAPELDADAFTTRLRPRVLGLPTPVLIAIGVGVVVLVIVVLVISFS comes from the coding sequence ATGCCGCCGCCTCCTGGGCAAGACCCGTCCGCGCTCTCCTTCCTGGTGCTCGCGGAGATCGCGGCCGGGGAGTCGGCGAAGGTCGATCTCTGCCGCGTGACCCACGGCCCCGCCGAGGGTCGCCTCGTCGCCGTCAAGCGTCTCCACCCGCACCTCGCCAGTGATCCCGCGTTCGTCGCCCAGTTCCGCGACGAGATGTGGATGACCGGAGCGCTCCGGCACCCGAACGTGGTCGAGGTCGTGGGCTGGGGCAGCGACGATCAGGGGCTCTACCTCGCCGTCGAGCTCGTGCAGGGCGTCTCGCTCGCACGGCTCATGAAGACGATCTTCGACACGGGCGAGGCGTTCACCGAGCGGATGGTCGTCTTCCTCGCACGGCAGATCTGTCGTGGCCTCGGCACCGCGCACGCCCTGCGCGCGCCGAGCGGCGAGCCGCTGTACCTCGTCCACCGCGATCTCACGCCCGGCAACGTGCTCTGCTCGTTCCAGGGGGACGTGAAGATCACCGACTTCGGCCTCGCCAAGGCGAAGCAACGGCTCACGCGCACGCTCACAGGCATGGTGAAGGGCCAGCTCGAGTACATCTCTCCCGAGCAGGCCACGGGCAACAACATCGACGCGCGCGCCGACATCTTCTCGCTCGGCGTCATGCTCTTCGAGCTCTTCGCGGCGCGCAGGCCCTGGGTCGCGCCGAACGACATGGAGCTCGCGCGTATGCTCATGACCGCGCCCCCGGCCGATCTCTTCAAGCTCCGGCCGCGGATCGATCGCGAGCTCGTCAGCATCGTGAGCAAGTGCCTCGAAAAGGATCCGAAGGCGCGCTTCCAGTCGGTCGCCGAGATCCTCGCGCGGCTCGACGAGTGGCTCAGCGCGCACGGGTACATGGAGGAGAACGAAGAGGCCCTCGGCCGCTTCGTCCGCCGGAACGCGATGCGCCAGATGGCCTGGTTCGAGCGCGTGATCGCCAGCCAGACGCCCGAGGTCAAAAAGGAAAAACCCCGCCCGCCCACGTTCACCGGCAACTCGGTCGTGGCCCCGCTCCCGAAAGATCCGCCGAAGCGGAGCGACTCACCCCCGCCCACCGAACGTCCGGGCACCAAACGAGCGGTCGAGGCCAAGGGCCCGCTGATCACGGACGCGAACGAGATCACCGAGGACATGACCGCCGAGGCCAAGGTCACGCCGCGGCGGATCGGTACGCTGCGGAACGCGCCGCGGATCGCCTCGGAGCGCGGCACGGGCGAGGGCGAGGTCGACTGGGGCGAAGAGGTCCCGACGCTCGTCAAAGGCACGCCCGAGCAGCTCGCGCTGCTCCGCCAGCAGTTCAAAGGGGGCAAACCCTTCGATCCGAAGCTCGTCGCCCCCGACGTCGCCGCCGCGCGTCCGGCGCCCCCGCCCGAGGCCTCCGACGAGAAACGTGTCCCGCAGCCGAGCTTCGCGACCGTCCTCGAAGGCAAACTCCCCGCCGGCCCAGGCCGCCGCGATGATCCCGCCGACAGCGAGGATCTCGACGATCCGACCGCGCCCATCGGCGACATGTTGCGCAAGGTGCGCGCCGCCACGGCCGCGCGCGCCATGCCTTCCACGCCGCCCGGTCAGATCGTCGCCCCGGATCCGTCCGTGCCCTTGCCGCCCGTCACGACCCGGAGTGCAGGCTCGGTGCCGCCGCCGCCTCCGGCCTTCGGGGATCCGAGCGGCGAGGATCGGCTGCGCAACGAGGCCGAGCGGCTCTCGATCGAGGCCATGCGTTTCGCCGAGGAGGCGAAGGCCGCGTACGCCCGCGCCGAGCGGAAGGCCGCGCTCGCCAAGGCCACGAGCGACGCGGCCGCGATCGCCGCGGAAGCGTTGCGGATCGGAAAAGCCCAAAGCATCACGGATGGCCTGCGCCGGCTCGAGGTCGCGCTCGCGATGGAGCGCTCGGCCCGCGCGACCGAGGGCGCCGCCGCGCAGACCGTGAGCGCGCCGCCCCCGGGCTTCGGGGCCATGGCGCCGCCGCGGATCCCGCCGCCGGCGCCGCTCCCGGCCCTCGCGCCGAAACCGTCCCCCTCGGTGCCTCCGATCGCGGCCCCTTCCATTCCCGCGCCACCGCCGATCCCCGCGGCGCCGCCCGTGCCGGGCCGTTCGGTGCCGCCGGGCGCGACGCGCCTGCCGGAGCGCCACGCCTTGCCCGCGCCCGAGCTCGACGCGGACGCGTTCACCACGCGGCTCCGGCCGCGCGTGCTCGGATTGCCGACGCCGGTGCTCATCGCGATCGGCGTCGGCGTGGTCGTCCTCGTGATCGTCGTGCTCGTGATCAGCTTCTCCTGA
- a CDS encoding tetratricopeptide repeat protein → MSKDEEWVMIALDPKMSRRQGMPPQLPIPKSEFEGLADKGLSIDNARKWIKSFLNDSPAGKDGNWRKKNSQLVSALEVFLDKAPLLDRAQKGFAENDFEKALSALKRIASMDPDDHAARLNLAAAQTALRDYPAALKTYQSLRKTFEGDADYHVGLGQVHATLSNKDAAIDEFVLALEAQPDCQPALDALAKLGVLVPVYENPRDATSLTYVRSDKVDEYLPSVWDAEARDAAYYLEQLAYHEREARPIVVLAIAERIIKLGDAGSAERGELAKIAALRDLGRRDEALAAAKAYVEKAQSAGAYVELGRSLAAAGNVDEARAALDKALEADPGDLLALQYRFWPADAATNIQGVSNAIPALTAFAEAHPNAVGAWRSLARAKIATGAKEEGIDLLKKAVALRPEDDDLRAELWTQLGNEKRYQEIVEDAGKLENLAKRDWKLRWNEAEAYLGLEKKIEARGAFSAINFDDSLHVDIRKRAKRAVKSIDEGLTLGGVMSNPETPPAAT, encoded by the coding sequence ATGAGCAAAGACGAAGAATGGGTCATGATTGCTCTGGACCCGAAGATGTCTCGCCGCCAGGGGATGCCGCCGCAGCTCCCCATTCCCAAGAGCGAGTTCGAGGGTCTGGCCGACAAAGGCCTGTCCATCGACAACGCCCGCAAGTGGATCAAGTCGTTCCTCAACGACTCGCCCGCGGGCAAGGACGGCAACTGGCGCAAGAAGAACAGCCAACTCGTCTCGGCGCTGGAGGTCTTCCTCGACAAGGCGCCGCTGCTCGATCGCGCGCAGAAGGGTTTCGCCGAGAACGACTTCGAAAAGGCGCTCTCCGCGCTCAAGCGCATCGCCTCGATGGATCCGGACGATCACGCCGCGCGCCTGAACCTCGCCGCGGCGCAGACGGCCCTGCGTGATTACCCGGCCGCGCTGAAGACGTACCAGTCGCTCCGCAAGACCTTCGAAGGCGACGCGGATTATCACGTGGGCCTCGGCCAGGTCCACGCGACCCTGAGCAACAAGGACGCGGCGATCGACGAGTTCGTCCTCGCGCTCGAGGCGCAGCCCGACTGCCAGCCCGCGCTCGACGCGCTCGCCAAGCTCGGCGTCCTCGTGCCCGTCTACGAGAACCCGCGCGACGCCACCTCGCTCACGTACGTGCGCAGCGACAAGGTCGACGAGTACCTCCCCTCCGTGTGGGACGCCGAGGCGCGCGACGCCGCGTATTACCTGGAGCAGCTCGCGTACCACGAGCGCGAGGCCCGCCCGATCGTGGTGCTCGCGATCGCCGAGCGCATCATCAAGCTCGGCGACGCCGGCTCCGCCGAGCGTGGCGAGCTCGCGAAGATCGCGGCCCTGCGCGACCTCGGCCGGCGGGACGAGGCCCTCGCGGCGGCGAAGGCGTACGTCGAGAAGGCGCAGTCGGCGGGCGCGTACGTCGAGCTCGGGCGCTCGCTCGCGGCCGCGGGCAACGTCGACGAGGCGCGCGCGGCGCTCGACAAGGCGCTCGAGGCGGATCCGGGGGATCTCCTCGCGCTCCAGTATCGCTTCTGGCCCGCGGACGCGGCCACGAACATCCAGGGCGTCTCGAACGCGATTCCGGCGCTCACGGCGTTCGCCGAGGCGCACCCGAACGCGGTCGGCGCGTGGCGCTCGCTCGCGCGCGCGAAGATCGCCACGGGCGCGAAGGAGGAGGGCATCGACCTCCTCAAGAAGGCCGTCGCGCTCCGCCCCGAGGACGACGACCTCCGCGCCGAGCTCTGGACGCAGCTCGGCAACGAGAAGCGATACCAGGAGATCGTCGAGGACGCGGGCAAACTCGAAAACCTGGCCAAGCGCGACTGGAAGCTCCGCTGGAACGAGGCGGAGGCTTACCTCGGCCTCGAAAAGAAGATCGAGGCGCGCGGCGCGTTCTCGGCCATCAATTTCGACGACTCGCTGCACGTCGACATCCGCAAGCGCGCCAAGCGCGCGGTGAAATCGATCGACGAGGGCCTGACCCTCGGCGGCGTGATGTCCAATCCGGAGACGCCGCCCGCGGCGACCTGA
- a CDS encoding NAD(P)/FAD-dependent oxidoreductase yields MKGPSRRARGPKQTPRNARIAQRRADERGSPITFGEPGRTPKARKEPLHLPHVVIVGGGFGGLYAAKALRHAPVRITLLDRKNHHLFQPLLYQVATAGLNPAEIAAPIRRVLRDQRNVRVLLAEVTGIDPKERTVTSSAGTFGYDYLIVATGASHSYFGHEEWAAMAPGLKSLEDALEIRRRVLLAFEKAECCAPSQEERAAWLTFVIVGGGPTGVELAGTLAEVAHHTVANDFRMIDPTAARIVLVEGIDRVLPTYSTLLSARAERQLQRLGVEVRTNARVTGIDAQGVQIGEERIAAKTVLWAAGVKASPLGQALGAPLDRAGRVKVSPDLSVPGHPEIFVVGDLATLEQDGSPVPGLAPAAIQEARHTAKNIVRSIQGEERRPFRYLDKGTLATIGRNAAVADLGRLELSGFVAWLAWLLIHVFFLIGFRNRLLVLFDWAFSYLTYERSARLITGDCPKAAPTEPAPRR; encoded by the coding sequence ATGAAGGGTCCGTCAAGGCGAGCGAGGGGGCCGAAGCAAACGCCGCGCAACGCACGAATCGCACAGCGCCGCGCGGACGAGCGCGGGAGCCCCATCACGTTCGGAGAGCCGGGCCGTACCCCAAAAGCACGCAAGGAGCCGCTGCACCTGCCCCACGTGGTCATCGTGGGCGGCGGCTTCGGCGGACTCTACGCCGCCAAGGCCCTGCGCCACGCGCCCGTCCGTATCACCCTGCTCGACCGCAAGAACCACCACCTCTTCCAGCCGCTTCTTTATCAGGTCGCGACTGCAGGCCTGAATCCGGCCGAGATCGCCGCGCCGATCCGGCGCGTGCTGCGCGATCAACGAAACGTGCGGGTGCTCCTCGCCGAGGTGACGGGCATCGATCCCAAAGAACGAACGGTGACCTCGTCGGCCGGGACGTTCGGATACGATTACCTCATCGTCGCGACCGGCGCGAGCCACTCGTATTTCGGGCACGAGGAGTGGGCGGCCATGGCCCCGGGGCTGAAGAGCCTCGAAGACGCGTTGGAGATCCGGCGCCGCGTGCTGCTCGCATTCGAGAAGGCCGAGTGCTGCGCGCCCTCGCAGGAGGAGCGCGCAGCGTGGCTGACGTTCGTGATCGTGGGCGGAGGGCCGACGGGCGTGGAGCTCGCCGGGACGCTGGCCGAGGTCGCGCACCATACCGTGGCGAATGATTTCCGGATGATCGATCCGACGGCCGCGCGAATCGTGCTGGTCGAAGGAATCGATCGCGTGCTGCCGACCTATTCGACGCTGCTCTCGGCGCGCGCAGAACGGCAGCTCCAGCGGCTCGGGGTGGAGGTGCGCACGAACGCCAGGGTGACGGGCATCGACGCACAAGGGGTGCAGATCGGCGAGGAGCGTATCGCCGCGAAGACGGTGCTCTGGGCCGCGGGCGTAAAAGCCTCGCCGCTCGGACAGGCCCTCGGCGCGCCGCTCGATCGCGCCGGGCGGGTGAAGGTTTCGCCGGATCTGTCGGTGCCCGGGCACCCGGAGATCTTCGTGGTCGGCGACCTCGCCACGCTGGAGCAGGACGGTTCGCCCGTGCCGGGCCTCGCCCCTGCGGCGATCCAGGAGGCGCGCCATACCGCGAAGAACATCGTGCGGTCGATCCAAGGAGAGGAGCGGCGGCCGTTTCGATACCTCGACAAGGGTACGCTCGCCACGATCGGGCGCAACGCGGCCGTGGCGGATCTCGGGCGCCTCGAGCTCTCGGGCTTCGTCGCGTGGCTCGCGTGGCTCCTGATTCACGTATTTTTCCTGATCGGGTTCCGGAATCGGCTCCTCGTGCTCTTCGATTGGGCCTTTTCCTACCTGACGTACGAGCGCAGCGCGCGGCTCATCACGGGAGACTGCCCGAAGGCAGCCCCGACCGAGCCTGCGCCCCGGCGTTGA
- a CDS encoding DUF2505 domain-containing protein, with amino-acid sequence MGKFTVTNEINCNEETFWKVFFDKEFNEKLYRGHLSFPDFRILDQRDSDTETIRKVAGTPKMNVPGPVAKVLGSNFSYTEEGRFNKATKFWSWKMTPGNMADKLRNEGTMRIERVGDNKVRRIAELVIEAKVFGIGGLIESSAEKQLRDGWNDSAVFMNDWVKTHT; translated from the coding sequence ATGGGCAAGTTCACCGTCACGAACGAGATCAACTGCAACGAGGAGACGTTCTGGAAGGTCTTCTTCGACAAGGAATTCAACGAGAAGCTCTACAGGGGCCACCTGAGCTTCCCCGACTTCCGCATCCTCGACCAGCGCGACAGCGACACCGAAACGATCCGCAAGGTCGCCGGGACGCCCAAGATGAACGTGCCCGGCCCCGTGGCCAAGGTGCTCGGCTCGAACTTCAGCTACACGGAAGAAGGCCGGTTCAACAAGGCGACCAAGTTCTGGTCGTGGAAGATGACCCCCGGCAACATGGCCGACAAGCTACGCAACGAGGGCACGATGCGTATCGAGCGCGTCGGCGACAACAAGGTCCGCCGCATCGCCGAGCTCGTCATCGAGGCGAAGGTCTTCGGTATCGGAGGCCTCATCGAGAGCTCGGCCGAAAAGCAGCTTCGCGACGGCTGGAACGATAGCGCCGTCTTCATGAACGACTGGGTCAAGACCCACACCTGA
- a CDS encoding TROVE domain-containing protein: protein MANYIQHFAALFTRQKDKARPDQVENDAGGFVFELDDWARLDRWLVLGCEGGTYYATERVLTQDNARVLGRCLDADGERTIRRIVEISRSGRAPKNEPAIFALAMAAGHARPEVRKSALVALPEVCRTGTDLFHFARTVEGFRRWGRGLRSAIGAWYQGKSADELAYQAVKYRQRDGWSHKDLLRLSHPTPVTDEHGAMYRWIVGGMDAVKNEAAKGGALDPEKLPALVRAFEEAKDAPRERLVTLVREHRLTHEMVPTEWKNDPAVWEALLPHMPQTALLRNLGKMTAVGLLAPMSAAARLVATRLTDVERLRRARIHPVSVLSALRIYAQGRGERAQKRENALTWEPVREIVDALDEAFYLAFRSIEPTGKKHLLALDVSSSMDSGTIAGIPGLTPRVASAAMAMATARIEPSFGTLAFASAGGAFGPRGASGVMSLPLSPKQRLDDVLGMVGGLPFGGTDCALPMIWAQKNKVEVDTFVVYTDSETWAGEIHPFQALRDYRQAMGRPAKLVVVGMTCTGFTIADPQDPGMLDVVGFDAAAPQVMADFSRA from the coding sequence ATGGCCAACTACATCCAGCACTTCGCCGCGCTGTTCACCCGGCAAAAGGACAAGGCGCGGCCCGACCAGGTCGAAAACGACGCCGGTGGCTTCGTCTTCGAGCTCGACGACTGGGCCCGCCTCGACCGGTGGCTCGTCCTCGGCTGCGAGGGCGGCACCTACTACGCCACCGAGCGCGTGTTGACGCAGGACAATGCGCGCGTCCTCGGCCGTTGCCTCGACGCGGACGGCGAGCGGACGATTCGGCGGATCGTCGAGATCAGCCGCTCTGGCCGCGCGCCCAAGAACGAGCCCGCGATCTTCGCCTTGGCAATGGCCGCGGGGCACGCACGTCCCGAGGTCCGCAAGTCCGCGCTTGTGGCCTTGCCGGAGGTTTGTCGCACCGGAACGGATCTCTTCCACTTCGCGCGAACGGTGGAGGGCTTCCGGCGCTGGGGCCGCGGCCTTCGGAGCGCGATCGGCGCGTGGTACCAGGGCAAGAGCGCGGATGAATTGGCCTACCAGGCCGTGAAGTACCGGCAGCGGGACGGCTGGAGCCACAAGGACCTTTTGCGGCTCTCGCATCCGACGCCCGTCACGGACGAGCACGGCGCGATGTACCGCTGGATCGTCGGCGGAATGGACGCCGTGAAGAACGAGGCTGCCAAGGGCGGCGCGCTCGACCCCGAGAAGCTGCCGGCCCTCGTGCGGGCCTTCGAGGAGGCCAAGGACGCGCCGCGCGAGCGGCTCGTCACGCTCGTGCGCGAGCATCGGCTCACGCACGAGATGGTGCCCACGGAGTGGAAGAACGACCCTGCCGTGTGGGAAGCGCTGCTCCCCCACATGCCGCAGACGGCGCTGCTCCGTAACCTCGGCAAGATGACCGCCGTAGGATTGCTCGCGCCCATGAGCGCGGCCGCGAGGCTCGTGGCCACGCGTCTCACGGACGTCGAGCGGCTCCGGCGGGCCCGGATTCACCCGGTGAGCGTTCTCTCCGCCTTGCGTATTTATGCGCAAGGCCGGGGCGAGCGTGCCCAGAAGCGCGAAAACGCGCTCACCTGGGAGCCGGTGCGCGAGATCGTGGACGCCTTGGACGAGGCGTTTTACCTCGCATTCCGGTCGATCGAGCCGACGGGGAAGAAGCACCTGCTCGCCCTCGATGTGTCGAGCTCGATGGATTCGGGCACGATCGCGGGGATCCCGGGTCTCACGCCCCGGGTCGCGAGCGCGGCCATGGCGATGGCGACGGCGCGTATCGAGCCGTCGTTCGGCACCCTGGCCTTTGCCTCCGCGGGCGGCGCATTTGGCCCTCGCGGCGCCTCGGGCGTCATGTCCTTGCCTCTGTCGCCGAAGCAACGCCTCGACGACGTGCTCGGCATGGTCGGTGGTTTGCCCTTCGGCGGCACGGACTGCGCGCTGCCGATGATATGGGCTCAAAAGAACAAGGTCGAGGTCGACACGTTCGTCGTCTACACGGACAGCGAGACCTGGGCGGGTGAGATTCATCCGTTCCAGGCGCTACGCGACTACCGTCAGGCGATGGGCCGTCCCGCAAAGCTCGTCGTGGTTGGCATGACCTGCACGGGCTTCACGATTGCCGATCCGCAGGACCCCGGCATGCTGGACGTCGTGGGCTTCGACGCGGCCGCACCGCAGGTGATGGCCGATTTCTCGAGGGCCTGA
- a CDS encoding HNH endonuclease encodes MTAQTLLLTPWMVPHQVISWQTAVTLSFLGKVEVLETYDDEIRSPTMTIRAPAVVRLKRHGNSHKRGIKFSRTNVFVRDDFRCQYCGVQKDAGDLTYDHVLPRVQGGRTVWENIVASCQSCNAKKRGRTPEQAGMKLLKKPEKPRWLPAAPVVRLGARRIPEIWVHYCAAS; translated from the coding sequence ATGACCGCGCAAACGTTGCTGCTCACGCCTTGGATGGTGCCACATCAGGTCATCTCCTGGCAGACCGCCGTGACCCTGAGCTTTCTGGGGAAGGTGGAGGTACTCGAGACGTACGACGACGAGATTCGTTCGCCCACGATGACCATTCGCGCGCCGGCCGTCGTCCGGCTGAAGCGTCATGGGAATTCGCACAAGCGCGGCATCAAGTTTTCCCGCACGAACGTGTTCGTGCGGGACGACTTCCGCTGCCAGTACTGCGGCGTCCAGAAGGACGCGGGCGATCTCACGTACGACCACGTCCTGCCGCGCGTGCAGGGTGGCCGGACGGTATGGGAGAACATCGTCGCGTCTTGCCAGAGCTGCAATGCGAAGAAGCGTGGTCGCACCCCGGAGCAGGCGGGCATGAAGCTCTTGAAGAAGCCCGAGAAGCCCCGGTGGTTGCCCGCGGCCCCCGTCGTCCGGCTCGGCGCGCGCAGAATCCCCGAGATCTGGGTGCATTACTGCGCTGCGAGCTGA